The following coding sequences lie in one Hippopotamus amphibius kiboko isolate mHipAmp2 chromosome 7, mHipAmp2.hap2, whole genome shotgun sequence genomic window:
- the TRIB2 gene encoding tribbles homolog 2: MNVHRSTPITIARYGRSRNKTQDFEELSSIRSAEPSQSFSPNLGSPSPPETPNLSHCVSCIGKYLLLEPLEGDHVFRAVHLHSGEELVCKVFDISCYQESLAPCFCLSAHSNINQITEIILGETKAYVFFERSYGDMHSFVRTCKKLKEEEAARLFYQIASAVAHCHDGGLVLRDLKLRKFIFKDEERTRVKLESLEDAYILRGDDDSLSDKHGCPAYVSPEILNTNGSYSGKAADVWSLGVMLYTMLVGRYPFHDIEPSSLFSKIRRGQFNIPETLSPKAKCLIRSILRREPSERLTSQEILDHPWFSTDFSVSNSGYGAKEVSDQLVPDVNMEENLDPFFN, encoded by the exons ATGAACGTACACAGGTCTACCCCCATCACAATAGCAAGATATGGGAGATCGCGGAACAAAACCCAGGATTTCGAAGAGTTGTCGTCTATAAGGTCCGCCGAACCCAGCCAGAGTTTCAGCCCGAACCTCGGCTCCCCGAGCCCGCCTGAGACTCCGAACTTGTCGCATTGCGTTTCTTGCATCGGGAAATACTTATTGTTGGAACCTCTGGAGGGAGACCACGTTTTTCGTGCTGTGCATCTGCACAGTGGAGAGGAGCTGGTGTGCAAG GTGTTTGATATCAGCTGCTACCAGGAGTCCCTGGCGCCCTGCTTTTGCTTGTCTGCCCACAGCAACATCAACCAAATCACCGAAATTATCCTGGGGGAGACCAAAGCCTATGTGTTCTTTGAGCGAAGCTATGGGGATATGCATTCCTTCGTCCGCACCTGCAAGAAGCTGAAAGAGGAGGAAGCAGCCAGGCTATTCTACCAGATTGCCTCGGCTGTGGCCCACTGCCATGACGGGGGGCTGGTGCTGCGGGACCTCAAGCTGCGGAAATTTATCTTTAAGGATGAAGAAAG GACTCGGGTCAAGCTGGAAAGCCTGGAAGATGCCTACATTCTGCGGGGAGATGATGACTCCCTCTCCGACAAGCACGGCTGCCCAGCATACGTCAGCCCAGAGATCTTGAACACCAATGGCAGCTACTCGGGCAAAGCAGCCGACGTGTGGAGCCTGGGAGTGATGCTCTACACCATGTTGGTTGGGCGGTACCCCTTCCATGACATTGAGCCCAGTTCCCTCTTCAGCAAGATCCGGCGTGGCCAGTTCAACATTCCAGAGACTCTGTCGCCCAAGGCCAAGTGCCTCATCCGAAGCATCCTGCGGCGGGAGCCCTCAGAGCGGCTGACCTCGCAGGAGATTCTGGACCATCCTTGGTTTTCTACAGATTTTAGCGTCTCGAATTCAGGATATGGTGCTAAGGAAGTGTCTGATCAGCTAGTGCCGGATGTCAACATGGAAGAGAACTTGGACCCTTTCTTTAACTGA